In Oryza sativa Japonica Group chromosome 11, ASM3414082v1, the following are encoded in one genomic region:
- the LOC4350505 gene encoding monosaccharide-sensing protein 2, which yields MRGAVLVAVAAAIGNYLQGWDNATIAGAVLYIKREFALETQPAVEGLVVAMSLIGATIITTFSGPVSDLVGRRPMLIASSLLYFAGGLIMLWSPNVYVLLLARLVDGFGVGLAVTLVPVYISETSPPEIRGRLNTLPQFTGSGGMFMSYCMIFAMTLSPSPNWRIMLGVLFVPSLLYLFVTVFYLPESPRWLVSKGRMKEARVVLEMLRGREDVSGEMALLVEGLGTGGDTEIEDYVVGPSEGDAGENEQARDTVTLYGPEQGLSWVAQPVAGGRGSMLGSSLGLQASRHGSMYEQMKDPVVALLGSVHERLPESGGGATGSMRGSTLFPNLGSMLSVNDRPGGSSWDEENVQPGDDDLDEEEEEYLSDDGKDDDDGGGLQAPLLSRQSTDVETKNEPASGQVAMQRHSSIGGGGGVETASTMGIGGGWQLAWKWTENVGPDGVKRGAVKRMYLHEESEAAPGGDSGAAGDAQSTAYVHAAALVSRSMLYTKDVLIGQSPTEPAFANPPEAVAAAASTGPAWRELLEPGVRHALFCGVTIQILQQFSGINGVLYYTPQILDQAGVSVLLASLGLSGDSTSILISGLTTLLMLPSIGVAMRLMDASGRRALLLWTLPVLVASLAVLVVANVVPMAATAHAALSTGSVIVYFCCFVMGFGPIPNILCAEIFPTRVRGLCIAICSLTFWLGDIAVTYSLPVMLSSVGLAGVFSFYAAVCCVALVFVALKVPETKGLPLEVIIEFFNVGAKAGTLPDEEFH from the coding sequence ATGAGAGGCGCCGTGTTGGTGGCCGTGGCGGCCGCCATCGGCAACTACCTGCAGGGATGGGACAACGccaccatcgccggcgccgtgctGTACATCAAGCGGGAGTTCGCCCTCGAGACCCAGCCCGCCGTGGAgggcctcgtcgtcgccatgTCCCTCATCGGCGCCACCATCATCACCACCTTCTCCGGCCCCGTCTCCGacctcgtcggccgccgccccatgctcatcgcctcctccctcctctacTTCGCCGGCGGCCTCATCATGCTCTGGTCCCCCAACGTCtacgtcctcctcctcgcccgcctCGTCGACGGCTtcggcgtcggcctcgccgTCACCCTCGTCCCCGTCTACATCTCCGAGACCTCCCCGCCGGAGATCCGCGGCCGCCTCAACACGCTGCCGCAGTTCACCGGCTCCGGCGGCATGTTCATGTCCTACTGCATGATCTTCGCCATGACGCTCTCGCCCTCGCCCAACTGGCGCATCATGCTCGGCGTCCTCTTCGTCCCCTCGCTGCTCTACCTGTTCGTCACCGTCTTCTACCTCCCGGAGTCGCCGCGGTGGCTCGTCAGCAAGGGGCGCATGAAGGAGGCCAGGGTTGTGCTCGAGATGCTGCGCGGCCGCGAGGACGTCTCCGGCGAGATGGCGCTGCTCGTCGAGGGCctcggcaccggcggcgacaccgagaTCGAGGACTACGTCGTCGGCCCGTCCgagggcgacgccggcgagaaCGAGCAGGCGAGGGACACCGTCACGCTGTACGGGCCGGAGCAGGGGCTTTCGTGGGTGGCGcagccggtcgccggcggccgcggcagcaTGCTGGGGAGCTCGCTGGGGCTGCAGGCGTCGCGCCATGGCAGCATGTACGAGCAGATGAAGGACCCCGTGGTGGCGCTTCTCGGGAGCGTCCACGAGCGGCTGCCggagtccggcggcggcgccaccggcagCATGAGGGGGAGCACGCTGTTCCCCAACCTCGGGAGCATGCTTAGCGTCAACGATAGGCCCGGCGGCAGCAGCTGGGACGAGGAGAACGTGCAGCctggcgacgacgacctcgacgaggaggaggaggagtacctCTCCGACGACggcaaggacgacgacgacggcggcggcctgcaGGCACCGCTGCTGTCGCGGCAGAGCACCGACGTGGAGACCAAGAACGAGCCCGCCTCCGGCCAGGTGGCGATGCAGCGGCACAgcagcatcggcggcggcggcggcgtcgagacGGCGAGCACCATGGGCATCGGCGGCGGGTGGCAGCTGGCGTGGAAGTGGACGGAGAACGTGGGCCCCGACGGCGTCAAGCGCGGCGCGGTGAAGCGCATGTACCTGCACGAGGAGTCCGAGGCCGCGCCCGGCGGTGActcgggcgccgccggcgacgcgcagTCCACGGCGTACGTccacgcggcggcgctggtgagCCGGTCGATGCTGTACACCAAGGACGTCCTGATCGGGCAGAGCCCCACCGAGCCGGCGTTCGCGAACCcgccggaggcggtggcggcggcggcgtcgacgggccCGGCGTGGCGCGAGCTGCTCGAGCCGGGCGTCCGCCACGCCCTCTTCTGCGGCGTCACCATCCAGATCCTCCAGCAATTCTCCGGCATCAACGGCGTGCTCTACTACACCCCGCAGATCCTCGACCAGGCCGGCGTCAGCGTCCTCCTCGCCAGCCTCGGCCTCTCCGGCGACTCCACCTCCATCCTCATCAGCGGCCTCACCACGCTCCTCATGCTCCCGTCCATCGGCGTCGCCATGCGCCTCATGGACGCCtcgggccgccgcgccctcctcctctggACGCTGCCCGTCCTCGTCGCGTCCCTCGCCGTGCTCGTGGTGGCGAACGTCGTGCCCATGGCGGCGACCGCGCACGCGGCGCTGTCGACGGGGAGCGTCATCGTCTACTTCTGCTGCTTCGTCATGGGGTTCGGCCCCATCCCCAACATCCTCTGCGCCGAGATCTTCCCGACGAGGGTGAGGGGACTCTGCATTGCCATCTGCTCGCTGACGTTCTGGCTCGGCGACATCGCCGTCACGTACAGCCTCCCCGTCATGCTCAGCTCCGTGGGGCTCGCCGGCGTGTTCTCCTTCTACGCCGCCGTGTGCTGCGTCGCGCTCGTGTTCGTGGCGCTCAAGGTGCCCGAGACCAAGGGCCTCCCGCTCGAGGTCATCATCGAGTTCTTCAACGTCGGCGCCAAGGCCGGCACGTTGCCTGACGAAGAGTTCCACTGA